One window of Halopseudomonas maritima genomic DNA carries:
- the amt gene encoding ammonium transporter has protein sequence MPISMIDVLWLVLCAGLVFNMQIGFLCLESGLTRSKNAINVAVKNMADLSVAVFCYWLFGFGLMFGASASGWFGEGFAMPSFTATWPAAFFLFQAMFCTTAATIVSGAAAERMRFSAYLLVTLLIAGLIYPLFGHWAWGGVFAEGSGWLAARGFVDFAGSTVVHSVGGWVALAVILLLGPRQGRYEQDRDGRSLPGSNLPLAMLGALMLMFGWFGFNGGSTLSFDGRVPGIIANTVLAAIAGTLGGMLMSWWRWRLIDPVYPLNGLIAGMVAVTAGAHAVDAHAAFFIGLIGAVVMYLADRLLTRLRVDDAVGAVPVHLASGVWGTLAVALFADPLRLGTGLSRLQQLVVQLEGLLVAGVWAFGLTWLLLRVINRFWPMRVTPEDELAGLNVSEHGARTELIELLEAMAAHQREGRFERDVPVEPFTEVGQIAAQYNQVIHALRRAVGVTQSIIRDIRDGVVTCNREGVLATCNPGAERLFGLPAGLLIGQPMARLVAERNWTGLPLPETGSETKQEVLFSRSEHDQFVAELTVSQGALADDHYTCLIRDITERRRIEQQLFQEKMLAQVTLASIGDGVITTGPDARVRYLNPVAEQLTGWCESEAHDRPLDEIYCLFDEVTGDSLLNPVSALLRRYRQALSRQPGSMSQLRRRDGSEVTVQDAVAPIRDADGHIIGAVLTFRDVSANRRLARELSHQAAHDTLTGLANRKEFERRVRLALQRQLASGGDQVLCYMDLDQFKVVNDTCGHAAGDELLRQLAKLFQGHIRSSDVLARLGGDEFGLLLCGCTLDEALSVVEGLRALVEEFRFSWQGKTFAVGVSIGLVQIEEQLASLDVLLSAADSACYAAKDAGRNRIHLYQVDDAQMQERRGEMQWVNRLRQALDADLLRLYVQPIYPISELDRQPGFEVLVRMLGEDERVIPPGAFMPAAERYDLASAIDRWVVGNFLAWLGDYNRRRSGPLGNYSINLSAASMGEESFLAFVLDTLERHRVPPGHICFEITETSAIANLGKAIEFMRRLKDIGCQFALDDFGSGLSSFAYLKSLPVDYLKIDGVFVKDIASDPIARAMVASINTIGHEMGLQTVAEFVESDSILQQLRELGVDYAQGFHLGHPQPLSELDGVRMMPR, from the coding sequence ATGCCCATCTCGATGATTGATGTTCTGTGGCTGGTTCTGTGTGCCGGTCTGGTGTTCAACATGCAGATCGGCTTTCTCTGTTTGGAGTCGGGCCTCACGCGCAGCAAGAATGCGATCAACGTGGCGGTCAAGAATATGGCCGATCTCAGCGTCGCGGTCTTCTGCTACTGGTTGTTCGGTTTCGGTCTGATGTTTGGTGCCAGCGCCAGTGGCTGGTTTGGCGAGGGCTTTGCGATGCCTTCGTTCACGGCCACCTGGCCTGCGGCCTTCTTCCTGTTTCAAGCGATGTTCTGCACTACCGCCGCCACCATCGTGTCTGGCGCAGCCGCCGAGCGCATGCGCTTCAGCGCCTACCTGCTGGTTACCCTGTTGATCGCCGGCTTAATTTATCCGCTGTTTGGGCACTGGGCCTGGGGCGGGGTATTTGCCGAGGGTAGCGGCTGGCTGGCGGCGCGTGGCTTTGTCGACTTTGCCGGCTCGACCGTGGTGCACAGCGTTGGCGGCTGGGTGGCGCTGGCGGTGATTCTGCTGTTGGGGCCGCGCCAGGGCCGCTATGAGCAGGACCGTGACGGTCGTAGCCTGCCAGGCTCCAACCTGCCGCTGGCGATGCTTGGCGCATTGATGCTGATGTTCGGCTGGTTTGGCTTTAACGGCGGCAGTACCCTGAGCTTTGATGGCCGGGTGCCCGGTATTATTGCCAACACCGTGCTGGCAGCCATCGCCGGTACCTTGGGTGGCATGTTGATGTCCTGGTGGCGCTGGCGACTGATTGATCCGGTGTATCCGCTGAACGGCCTAATTGCCGGCATGGTGGCGGTAACCGCCGGCGCCCACGCGGTGGATGCGCACGCCGCGTTCTTCATCGGCCTGATTGGTGCGGTGGTGATGTATCTGGCCGATCGGCTGCTAACGCGCCTGCGGGTAGACGACGCCGTTGGTGCGGTACCGGTGCACCTGGCCAGCGGTGTCTGGGGCACGTTGGCGGTGGCGCTGTTTGCTGACCCGCTGCGTCTGGGCACGGGCCTGAGTCGTTTGCAGCAGTTGGTGGTGCAGCTCGAAGGCTTGCTGGTGGCTGGGGTCTGGGCCTTTGGCCTGACCTGGTTGCTGCTGCGGGTGATCAACCGCTTCTGGCCGATGCGCGTCACGCCGGAGGATGAGCTGGCGGGTCTGAATGTCTCAGAGCACGGTGCACGCACCGAGCTGATCGAACTACTGGAAGCGATGGCGGCGCACCAGCGTGAGGGGCGCTTTGAGCGCGATGTGCCGGTCGAACCTTTTACCGAGGTCGGCCAGATCGCCGCCCAGTACAACCAGGTGATTCACGCCCTGCGGCGCGCGGTGGGCGTCACCCAGAGCATCATCCGCGACATTCGCGATGGCGTGGTGACCTGCAACCGCGAGGGCGTACTGGCTACCTGTAACCCCGGCGCCGAGCGCCTGTTCGGCCTGCCCGCCGGGTTGTTGATCGGACAGCCCATGGCGCGCTTGGTAGCCGAACGCAATTGGACCGGGCTGCCGTTGCCCGAGACCGGCAGCGAGACCAAGCAGGAGGTGCTGTTCAGCCGTAGCGAGCACGATCAGTTTGTAGCCGAGCTGACGGTCAGTCAGGGCGCGCTGGCGGATGACCACTACACCTGTCTGATCCGTGATATCACCGAGCGTCGGCGCATTGAGCAGCAATTGTTTCAGGAGAAGATGCTGGCGCAGGTGACCCTGGCATCCATTGGTGACGGGGTGATCACCACCGGGCCGGATGCCCGTGTGCGCTACCTCAACCCGGTCGCCGAGCAGTTGACCGGTTGGTGTGAGAGCGAAGCCCACGACCGCCCGCTGGATGAGATCTACTGCCTGTTCGACGAGGTCACCGGCGACAGCCTGCTCAACCCGGTCAGTGCCTTGCTGCGGCGCTATCGTCAGGCGCTCAGCCGGCAGCCCGGCAGCATGTCGCAATTGCGACGGCGTGACGGCAGCGAGGTGACGGTACAGGATGCGGTAGCGCCGATTCGTGATGCCGACGGACACATTATCGGTGCGGTGCTGACGTTCCGCGACGTCAGTGCCAACCGGCGGCTGGCCCGTGAGCTGTCGCACCAGGCCGCGCACGATACCCTGACCGGCCTGGCCAATCGCAAGGAGTTTGAACGCCGGGTGAGGTTGGCTCTGCAGCGTCAGCTGGCCAGCGGTGGCGATCAGGTGCTCTGCTACATGGATCTGGACCAGTTCAAGGTCGTCAACGATACCTGTGGACACGCAGCCGGTGACGAGTTGCTGCGCCAGTTGGCCAAGCTGTTCCAGGGCCATATTCGCAGCTCGGACGTGCTGGCCCGCCTGGGTGGCGACGAGTTTGGCCTGCTGTTGTGTGGCTGTACGCTGGACGAGGCCCTGTCGGTTGTCGAGGGCTTGCGCGCGCTGGTGGAGGAGTTTCGTTTCAGTTGGCAGGGCAAGACTTTTGCTGTCGGCGTGAGCATCGGCCTGGTGCAGATCGAGGAGCAGTTGGCCAGTCTCGATGTGCTGCTCAGCGCAGCTGACAGTGCCTGTTACGCGGCCAAGGACGCCGGCCGCAACCGCATTCATCTGTACCAGGTCGATGATGCACAGATGCAGGAGCGGCGCGGCGAAATGCAATGGGTCAACCGCTTGCGTCAGGCGCTGGATGCCGACCTGTTGCGGCTGTATGTACAGCCGATCTACCCGATCAGCGAGCTGGACCGCCAGCCCGGGTTTGAGGTGCTGGTACGCATGCTGGGTGAGGATGAGCGGGTGATTCCGCCTGGTGCCTTTATGCCGGCGGCCGAGCGCTATGACCTGGCATCCGCCATTGACCGCTGGGTGGTCGGCAACTTCCTCGCCTGGCTGGGCGACTACAACCGCCGCCGCAGCGGGCCGCTGGGCAATTACTCGATCAACCTGTCGGCGGCCTCCATGGGGGAAGAGAGTTTTCTGGCCTTTGTGCTGGACACGCTGGAGCGCCATCGGGTGCCGCCTGGCCATATCTGCTTTGAGATTACCGAAACCAGCGCCATCGCCAATCTGGGCAAGGCAATCGAATTTATGCGCCGGCTCAAGGACATCGGCTGCCAGTTTGCCCTGGATGATTTTGGCTCGGGGTTGTCGTCCTTTGCCTACCTCAAGTCACTGCCGGTGGATTACCTGAAGATTGATGGCGTCTTCGTCAAGGACATTGCCAGCGATCCGATCGCCCGCGCAATGGTCGCCTCGATCAATACCATTGGCCACGAAATGGGTCTGCAGACCGTGGCGGAGTTTGTCGAGAGCGACAGCATTCTGCAGCAGCTGCGTGAGCTGGGTGTGGACTACGCGCAGGGCTTTCACCTTGGTCACCCGCAACCGCTGAGCGAACTGGACGGGGTGCGGATGATGCCGCGCTAG
- a CDS encoding NADP-dependent oxidoreductase yields MSAHTNRKIVLNKRPQGEIQDGDLVLKEEPVRALKDGEVLIKTLWLSLDPYMRPRMNDSKGYMDPIEIGAPIVGESVGRVVESKSDNYQVGDVVTVYSGWQEYCIIPGNAEMVYKIKDQGVPLQTYLGVAGMPGRTGYCGLMYVGKPKSGETVVVAAASGPVGTVVGQTAKQEGCRVVGIAGGPEKCRYVVEELGFDACIDYKAGNLDADLAAACPNGIDVYFENVGGAVAKAVAKLINPGARVPICGYVSAYNAEDQSKVETPFHIFGALDPKPEHRFFLVTEWQDKHQETTALLAGQVASGKLKYSETVAEGLDNAVEAFKGMLNGKNFGKQLVHIAD; encoded by the coding sequence ATGTCTGCCCATACCAACCGCAAGATTGTGCTGAACAAGCGCCCGCAGGGTGAAATCCAGGACGGCGATCTGGTTTTGAAGGAAGAGCCGGTTCGTGCTCTGAAGGACGGCGAAGTCCTGATCAAGACCCTGTGGCTGTCGCTGGACCCTTACATGCGCCCGCGCATGAACGACAGCAAGGGCTATATGGACCCGATTGAAATCGGTGCGCCGATTGTCGGTGAGAGCGTTGGCCGTGTGGTCGAGTCCAAGTCAGACAACTATCAGGTCGGTGATGTGGTCACCGTGTACTCCGGCTGGCAAGAGTACTGCATCATTCCGGGTAACGCCGAGATGGTCTACAAGATCAAGGATCAGGGCGTGCCGCTGCAGACATACCTGGGCGTGGCCGGCATGCCGGGCCGCACCGGTTACTGCGGCCTGATGTATGTCGGCAAGCCCAAGTCGGGCGAAACCGTTGTGGTCGCTGCCGCTTCCGGCCCGGTTGGTACTGTGGTGGGCCAGACTGCCAAGCAGGAAGGCTGCCGCGTGGTCGGCATCGCCGGTGGCCCGGAGAAGTGCCGTTACGTGGTCGAGGAGCTGGGTTTTGACGCCTGCATCGATTACAAGGCGGGCAACCTGGACGCTGATCTGGCGGCCGCCTGCCCGAACGGTATCGACGTGTACTTCGAAAACGTGGGTGGCGCTGTTGCCAAGGCCGTTGCCAAGCTGATCAACCCGGGTGCCCGCGTGCCGATCTGTGGTTACGTATCGGCCTACAACGCGGAAGATCAGAGCAAGGTTGAAACCCCGTTCCATATCTTTGGTGCGCTGGATCCCAAGCCTGAGCATCGCTTCTTCCTGGTCACCGAGTGGCAGGACAAGCATCAGGAAACCACCGCGCTGCTGGCTGGGCAGGTAGCCTCCGGCAAGCTGAAATACAGCGAAACCGTGGCCGAAGGCCTGGACAACGCCGTTGAGGCGTTCAAAGGCATGCTGAACGGCAAGAACTTCGGCAAGCAACTGGTGCACATCGCTGACTGA